Proteins found in one Acidobacteriota bacterium genomic segment:
- a CDS encoding DUF4446 family protein, with protein sequence MTLELAIAIIALVVAAIAYAQAASTARQLRGVPDEQHIAGFLKRVDNEIGAISDVLADIESRLISVESRLPYAITRTGVVEFDAFGDVGGRLSRAIALLNERSDGIVITLLVGRNETRFFTKQLRGGEGVELLSPEERQAVDQAVQGP encoded by the coding sequence ATGACATTAGAACTCGCGATCGCGATCATTGCTCTGGTAGTCGCCGCGATTGCATACGCACAGGCGGCGTCGACGGCGCGTCAGTTGCGTGGCGTTCCCGACGAACAGCACATTGCCGGATTCCTAAAACGGGTCGACAACGAGATCGGTGCGATCTCCGACGTACTCGCCGACATCGAGTCTCGACTCATTTCAGTAGAAAGTCGGCTTCCGTACGCGATCACCCGCACGGGGGTGGTCGAGTTCGATGCCTTCGGCGATGTCGGCGGCCGGTTGTCGCGCGCCATTGCGCTTCTCAACGAACGCTCAGACGGGATCGTGATAACTCTCTTGGTAGGACGTAACGAAACCCGTTTTTTCACCAAACAGTTGCGAGGTGGTGAAGGAGTAGAGCTGCTTTCACCCGAGGAGCGTCAAGCCGTGGATCAAGCAGTGCAGGGTCCCTAA